The following are encoded in a window of Rubellicoccus peritrichatus genomic DNA:
- a CDS encoding type I secretion C-terminal target domain-containing protein — translation MLLTLIHLLSWGRRIAFLYIALVWIAFTSILLGESNGFTDPPVVLYGKVMNYDESYSIQLYEGELEIELVNQLDPTNKITLTTDLIESGSSGLFSYTLEIDQTYLPVSAILQDTLKVSSAETAYRFFSITVDGHVATLLDRDQSILKTTFDARMQEHRLDLEINSVLLDSDSDLMPDLWEERYGLNSHFAGDAVLDSDGDGWTNLEELQNGTDPNVDNRAPSLVTTSVTVPLNGDAGFYISVEDSNSTPANIQLTYTASITGLILWNEDTVIAVGDTFTYEDVLLGKLHSTNSSDFAGGSISFELEDEAANVSAVDLVVKVFSPATLGANAPLLWFDSSELTSVVSTHDGIEERVDEWLDLSGHGRDAYQPSGGSRPFWDPLLGTIRFRNANSEFLFLDDRSWIAEDFTLFASFTAGVFNDQLQTLFHGLSAEINLSHLNSGTLDGDMSNLYPGSIQVEETGRKIVGSFYETDGSRNLLMFSRDSSLSLLHDLKGHYAYSYDDVSVAPEASFTTLGARYPFGALAAQNAYSGILTELMIFEGVLEPMLQSELEDYKLSRWDNYRVWDLREETTPVTLTGNSTHANIFSGGWADDSFDGGSLDDIFRDGAGNDILKGNSGADVFQFFSYSGDNTIVDFLEADGDVIDLSPIYSRQTGIPDDYLRLSYVVSHESGQLPSVDTLIAMDFDGQWEESPDQTITLEGLTLTQEDLPWLVGEGYINLGGPVYDMAVLINPTDSELVEGKVSYEIEISRSGETSSEQTFYLGLSGSAIVDQDYTISGLTGSGSIRAFTFVRGQDSLNFELSTIQDTWDEDEYVTLKVYRSAAITDYSADEASMTIGDAPIISIKALVSEAQRLTPAVPGVIQLTRSGDTSEELTVDLFISGTAVNGRDYELISPSTTFAAGQSTLEIWIKPFTEASVDGRARVAQVSIVPDPENYALINPWTAAVVIVDTIENGLVDFNSWVAERFPTLDPDTTDWSSHDSDSDGADTEREYLFGMDTSETSSATEYQLTAFNNADGHLEIRFTTGADLVDASFDLLLSDDLFTWESGTSDFDASVRRLDDKKVERIYVSKLPSNVLGTTFRRIEATIIGTPYWEGDIASTLSQPDMDFLQSGNGVWKPSVESEGVIETLGIEAGEKTVITHFIEGPFTVGFDYQVTNATGDMIFDFSINGVSKLSSTSTANSWQSATPISEADSGIHKLEWSINAKDADDSISLKSISIVEIL, via the coding sequence ATGCTTTTGACACTTATCCATTTACTCTCTTGGGGGCGCCGGATTGCCTTCTTGTATATTGCGTTGGTTTGGATTGCCTTCACATCGATTTTGCTTGGCGAAAGCAATGGTTTCACGGATCCACCGGTTGTGCTTTATGGCAAAGTCATGAACTATGATGAAAGCTATTCGATACAGCTGTATGAAGGGGAACTTGAAATCGAGCTGGTGAACCAACTCGATCCGACCAATAAGATTACTCTGACCACGGACTTAATTGAATCAGGATCATCGGGTTTATTCTCTTATACTTTGGAGATCGATCAGACTTATTTGCCGGTAAGCGCCATTTTGCAAGACACGCTTAAAGTTTCCTCCGCAGAGACGGCCTACCGTTTTTTTTCAATCACCGTTGATGGGCATGTGGCCACATTGCTGGATCGTGATCAATCTATCTTAAAAACGACATTTGATGCTCGCATGCAAGAGCATCGTTTGGATCTTGAGATTAACTCGGTTTTGCTGGACAGCGATAGTGATCTGATGCCGGATCTTTGGGAGGAGCGTTATGGCCTTAATTCGCATTTTGCAGGAGACGCCGTGTTGGACTCGGATGGCGATGGATGGACGAACCTGGAAGAGTTGCAAAACGGTACAGACCCGAATGTCGACAACCGTGCTCCTTCACTGGTAACGACTTCTGTTACAGTACCACTGAATGGCGATGCGGGTTTTTATATTTCAGTTGAGGACAGTAATAGCACGCCAGCGAACATACAGCTTACCTATACAGCATCGATCACCGGCTTGATCCTTTGGAATGAAGATACTGTTATCGCTGTAGGTGATACGTTTACCTATGAAGACGTTCTTCTTGGGAAGTTGCATTCGACGAACTCAAGTGATTTTGCGGGAGGTTCAATCTCCTTTGAACTTGAGGATGAGGCGGCCAACGTGAGCGCGGTCGATCTAGTCGTAAAGGTGTTTAGTCCAGCAACACTAGGCGCAAATGCACCGCTTTTGTGGTTTGATTCGTCTGAGCTTACTTCTGTCGTATCAACCCATGATGGAATCGAAGAACGCGTGGATGAATGGCTGGACTTGTCTGGACATGGACGTGACGCCTATCAACCAAGTGGCGGGAGTCGGCCGTTTTGGGATCCACTGTTGGGCACTATACGATTCAGGAATGCTAACAGTGAATTCTTGTTTTTGGACGATCGTAGTTGGATCGCGGAAGACTTCACGCTGTTTGCAAGCTTTACGGCTGGAGTCTTTAACGATCAGCTGCAAACCCTGTTTCACGGCTTGTCCGCTGAGATCAATTTGTCGCACTTGAATTCAGGAACCCTGGATGGCGACATGAGCAACCTTTATCCCGGTTCAATTCAAGTGGAGGAAACCGGGCGAAAGATAGTTGGTTCGTTTTATGAGACTGATGGTAGTAGGAACCTCCTTATGTTCTCTCGCGATAGTTCGCTTAGCCTGTTGCATGACCTGAAAGGTCATTACGCCTATTCCTATGACGATGTTTCCGTGGCTCCCGAGGCTTCATTTACGACTTTAGGCGCGCGCTATCCATTTGGTGCCTTGGCGGCGCAGAACGCTTATTCCGGTATCCTCACTGAGCTGATGATCTTTGAAGGTGTGCTGGAGCCCATGCTTCAAAGCGAGCTCGAAGATTATAAGCTTTCGCGTTGGGACAACTATCGTGTTTGGGATTTGCGAGAAGAAACGACTCCCGTTACACTGACGGGTAACTCGACGCACGCCAATATTTTTTCCGGCGGTTGGGCGGATGATAGTTTCGATGGCGGATCACTCGATGATATTTTTCGCGATGGGGCTGGGAATGATATATTAAAGGGCAATAGTGGTGCCGACGTATTTCAATTTTTCTCTTACTCTGGTGACAATACGATTGTTGATTTTCTCGAGGCTGATGGTGATGTGATCGATTTAAGTCCGATATACAGTCGTCAAACAGGTATACCGGACGACTACTTGCGGCTCTCTTATGTAGTTTCGCATGAGAGCGGACAACTTCCGTCGGTCGACACTTTGATCGCGATGGACTTTGATGGCCAGTGGGAGGAGTCGCCTGATCAAACCATTACGCTTGAAGGCTTAACGTTGACTCAAGAGGACTTACCTTGGTTAGTTGGTGAGGGATATATCAACCTGGGAGGACCCGTATATGATATGGCGGTATTGATCAACCCAACCGATAGTGAATTAGTCGAAGGCAAAGTTTCATACGAAATTGAAATATCACGCAGTGGTGAAACGAGTTCAGAGCAGACATTCTACCTGGGCCTATCTGGCAGTGCGATTGTCGACCAGGATTATACTATCTCAGGACTAACAGGTAGCGGCTCGATTCGAGCATTCACTTTTGTGCGTGGCCAGGACTCACTGAACTTTGAATTGTCAACGATCCAGGACACTTGGGATGAAGATGAATACGTGACACTGAAGGTCTACCGTAGCGCAGCAATCACAGACTATTCAGCCGATGAAGCATCGATGACTATAGGTGACGCACCTATCATCTCGATAAAAGCACTGGTCTCAGAAGCTCAGCGTCTGACTCCAGCAGTGCCCGGCGTCATCCAGCTCACCCGCAGTGGTGACACGAGTGAGGAACTAACGGTCGATCTATTCATCAGTGGTACAGCTGTCAATGGACGTGACTACGAATTGATCAGCCCGAGCACCACTTTTGCAGCAGGACAATCGACTCTGGAAATCTGGATAAAACCTTTCACTGAGGCATCGGTTGATGGGCGGGCAAGAGTAGCTCAGGTCAGTATCGTTCCAGACCCGGAAAACTACGCTTTGATCAATCCATGGACGGCTGCTGTCGTCATCGTGGATACGATTGAGAATGGATTGGTCGACTTCAACTCATGGGTCGCAGAGCGTTTTCCAACGCTTGATCCCGATACAACAGACTGGAGTTCACACGATAGCGACAGTGACGGTGCCGATACCGAGAGAGAATATCTTTTTGGGATGGACACCTCTGAGACTAGCAGTGCCACCGAGTATCAGTTGACTGCTTTCAACAATGCCGACGGCCATTTGGAAATTCGTTTCACGACAGGTGCAGATTTGGTGGACGCCTCCTTCGATCTCCTCCTCAGCGATGACCTGTTCACATGGGAAAGCGGCACCAGTGATTTTGATGCATCTGTTAGGCGATTGGACGACAAAAAGGTCGAGCGCATTTATGTTTCTAAACTACCATCAAATGTTCTCGGGACGACTTTCCGCAGAATTGAGGCGACGATTATTGGAACACCTTATTGGGAAGGCGACATTGCATCAACACTCTCTCAGCCAGATATGGACTTCCTGCAATCGGGCAATGGCGTTTGGAAGCCATCGGTTGAAAGTGAAGGCGTTATCGAAACCCTCGGAATTGAAGCAGGCGAGAAAACGGTAATCACTCACTTTATTGAAGGCCCATTCACTGTTGGCTTTGATTACCAAGTTACGAATGCAACGGGAGATATGATTTTCGACTTCAGCATTAATGGAGTCTCCAAACTCAGTTCCACTTCTACCGCAAACAGCTGGCAGAGTGCCACCCCCATAAGTGAAGCCGATAGTGGTATTCACAAGCTTGAATGGAGTATTAACGCCAAAGATGCCGATGACTCAATTTCACTAAAGAGCATTTCAATCGTCGAAATTTTATAA
- a CDS encoding peptidylprolyl isomerase, which produces MKNYYSLMGAAVVGICMCFSGCSEKPTIGSDMLAQVNDHSITEDHMKYTWQQQLPPKDTPEARRKVLDQLIRRSALADYAIAAGLDKDPMVIATFEGILASRLQEVELFPQIEAVKVTEAEALEHYQENQQAYMQPEGFSVAVLWFASRGVEPLEARYHKRLERLREDIIQQPSPVDQGFGKLSQMNTEHAASRYRGGVIPILQPTREHNQWRLAVLEIAKELSHPGQLSDVVVNEEGVFLVRLLEKREASPRSFDSVRSSITKQLKRDRVEVIKENFELTVVTAADIKRFDDRLQSLLLETPLGTMRSTDAFYIGQN; this is translated from the coding sequence ATGAAAAATTACTACAGTCTTATGGGCGCCGCAGTTGTTGGAATATGCATGTGCTTTTCCGGTTGCTCTGAAAAACCAACGATCGGCTCAGATATGCTCGCTCAAGTGAATGATCATTCTATCACAGAGGATCATATGAAGTATACTTGGCAACAACAGCTTCCGCCAAAAGACACACCAGAAGCCCGCCGTAAAGTACTGGATCAATTAATTCGTCGGTCTGCTTTGGCAGATTATGCTATTGCCGCCGGATTGGACAAAGATCCGATGGTCATTGCGACTTTTGAAGGGATTCTTGCCAGTCGACTTCAGGAGGTAGAACTCTTTCCGCAGATCGAAGCTGTTAAAGTTACTGAGGCAGAGGCGCTTGAGCATTATCAGGAAAATCAACAAGCATATATGCAGCCGGAGGGATTCTCCGTTGCAGTTTTGTGGTTTGCAAGCCGTGGAGTTGAACCCCTTGAAGCGCGCTACCACAAACGTCTAGAACGGTTGCGTGAAGATATCATTCAGCAACCTTCTCCGGTCGATCAAGGATTTGGTAAACTATCACAGATGAACACCGAGCACGCCGCATCGCGTTATCGGGGTGGAGTCATTCCTATACTTCAGCCAACTCGAGAGCATAACCAATGGCGCCTGGCCGTACTTGAGATTGCGAAGGAATTAAGTCATCCGGGTCAGTTGAGCGATGTCGTCGTAAATGAAGAGGGAGTTTTTCTAGTTAGATTATTGGAAAAACGTGAGGCCAGTCCGCGATCTTTCGACTCTGTGCGCTCTTCTATTACTAAGCAGCTGAAGCGCGATCGCGTTGAAGTAATTAAGGAGAATTTTGAACTTACCGTAGTTACTGCGGCAGATATCAAACGTTTTGATGATCGCTTACAATCCTTACTACTCGAGACGCCTTTGGGCACTATGAGATCAACGGATGCCTTCTATATAGGACAAAACTGA
- a CDS encoding collagen-like protein — protein sequence MKVSFLKAIILVPLVLPATFLWAQTDVLLGSPDSHIEGDLRIEENDGGDASSDVDANGVTIRYFDYLSSPMTPAQVQFSVNEILAEWIWEQNADGSNKPQMSLSSTNVLTLYAGNESASIVLDPITPLITIGGQEVMLNSTSGVYWDGSKFGVGTSTPSEELDVDGDALIQGNLTAEGDLSADTIIIDSEFKFNGDLSLPVNIKHQNSTVASFLGYNASIGKRAGNDTMTGSNNLYSGNLAGKNTTTGSNNVGFGYLTLNANTTGSNNIAMGSRTMQGADIGNNNIAIGGGLDGNQGDNNIAIGQGAFNSNVTGSKNLALGHYAMSGAGSSAVPEDLTYNVAVGPSAMTNLSSGIYNTAVGGYSAAVLVSGDSNIFIGERAGNGLTSGDTNLFIGQQAARYFSTGSNNIAIGSQSSLPSNTGDDQLNIGNTIYGDLATDRIGVGVLSPAQTLHVGGDAQVDGSLILATDTGNPTAGAIRWSGTDFEGYSGSTWVSLTSGQGGGIIAETDPEFMGHPAYGITAQQIIDWEQAHDWTDHATAGYLTAETDGSVTNELVSSLSFDGDVLTLVDPGNSFFVDLSSLKDGNYAGDFLFDPAGIGSTFNVNAASGPAYGDSGDNISITAGAGNLADAGIAAGGGGDITIAAGDAGVNTTGASIFLGGGQGAGSGSNANDVIITAGTGHDNNNSKGDIYIRGGYGDSDELGDGSGGHVYIDAGDSRGALGHIYINGGYSEDESGYGIVHLSDKGGSVILGDTQLSGTVVFGQDALGVAQPGAIRWDGDNFMLHDETEWIRVATEPDLQALSINEPSSQWHTSEGIPQAAVGDNGDLIINSDNGDFYLKEDGNWVLKGNLMGPAGEPGADGEPGADGAPGPPGEVLTVINGSRWYLGTGAPGVETPGIELDLYLDTDTGDFYTRDAVAWDAAPTGNLMGPAGDSFFEQINSDLVYTTGNLNVTGGAVQVSGFSGVPTAADVGSIQWNGTDLQVYKGGAWVSLTQGGSGNSDPNDEIITSVVLSGNTLTITEANSVSTSVDLSSLAVDTVNDADYQTDNELIDSFVLSSENTRLLQLSEAGQSLPDVDLTPALQTVSELYYDDGSGQVAAISVATDGAVTFSERATLNAPAVINDHTTINAQADINGNSQITGAFTVRESQSGAAEEALTVSESGEVTIKRLKRQGDIYMGEFGDTALGDDAPQGS from the coding sequence ATGAAAGTATCATTCCTTAAAGCTATCATTCTAGTGCCATTAGTTCTACCAGCTACCTTTTTATGGGCTCAAACTGATGTATTGCTTGGCTCACCTGATTCGCATATCGAAGGTGATCTAAGGATCGAAGAAAATGATGGGGGCGACGCTAGTTCAGATGTTGATGCTAATGGAGTTACTATTCGTTATTTCGATTACCTATCTAGCCCTATGACACCAGCACAGGTGCAATTTTCAGTAAATGAGATACTCGCTGAATGGATTTGGGAACAGAATGCTGATGGAAGTAATAAGCCTCAAATGTCCTTATCTAGTACGAATGTGTTGACACTTTACGCCGGGAATGAGTCAGCCTCTATTGTGTTGGATCCGATTACACCATTAATCACGATTGGTGGGCAAGAAGTCATGCTAAATTCCACATCTGGAGTCTATTGGGATGGCAGTAAGTTCGGTGTTGGCACTTCGACGCCTTCAGAGGAACTGGACGTTGACGGTGATGCCTTGATTCAAGGAAATTTGACTGCAGAAGGGGACCTGTCTGCTGACACCATCATTATTGATTCTGAGTTTAAATTCAATGGGGATCTTAGCTTACCTGTTAATATTAAGCATCAAAATTCAACTGTCGCTTCTTTTCTGGGGTATAATGCATCGATTGGAAAAAGAGCTGGTAATGACACGATGACCGGCTCTAATAACTTATACTCTGGTAATTTGGCGGGTAAAAATACAACAACTGGTAGCAATAATGTAGGTTTTGGCTATCTAACGCTTAATGCCAACACCACTGGCAGTAATAATATTGCGATGGGCAGTAGGACCATGCAGGGAGCTGATATCGGCAATAATAATATCGCGATTGGTGGTGGACTGGACGGAAATCAAGGGGATAACAATATCGCAATTGGGCAAGGTGCGTTTAATAGTAATGTCACGGGCAGTAAGAACCTGGCTCTAGGACACTATGCTATGTCAGGTGCCGGGAGCTCGGCTGTTCCTGAGGATTTAACTTATAATGTGGCAGTTGGCCCTTCTGCAATGACTAATTTAAGTAGTGGTATTTATAATACTGCGGTTGGAGGTTATAGTGCGGCGGTCCTTGTTTCAGGTGATAGCAATATCTTTATTGGAGAACGTGCCGGAAATGGGCTTACATCAGGTGATACAAATTTGTTTATTGGTCAGCAAGCTGCACGGTATTTCAGCACTGGAAGTAATAATATTGCCATTGGCAGCCAAAGTTCACTCCCATCCAATACCGGTGACGATCAACTAAATATTGGTAATACTATTTACGGTGATTTGGCTACTGACAGGATTGGTGTTGGTGTCTTGTCACCCGCTCAAACTCTGCATGTCGGTGGTGATGCGCAAGTCGATGGCTCCTTAATACTTGCTACGGATACTGGTAATCCGACAGCAGGCGCTATTCGATGGAGTGGGACTGACTTTGAGGGCTACAGTGGCTCTACCTGGGTGTCTTTAACATCTGGCCAAGGCGGTGGAATTATTGCCGAGACTGATCCCGAGTTCATGGGCCATCCAGCCTATGGGATTACCGCTCAGCAGATCATCGACTGGGAACAAGCTCATGATTGGACAGACCATGCGACTGCTGGTTATCTGACTGCCGAGACTGATGGCAGTGTCACGAATGAGTTAGTTAGTTCATTAAGTTTTGATGGTGATGTTTTGACATTGGTAGATCCCGGTAATTCATTCTTTGTAGATCTCTCCAGTCTCAAAGATGGAAACTATGCTGGGGACTTCTTATTCGATCCAGCTGGCATTGGATCGACTTTTAATGTCAATGCAGCCAGTGGTCCCGCATACGGAGACTCCGGAGATAACATATCAATTACTGCTGGAGCTGGAAATTTGGCTGACGCGGGAATTGCCGCTGGTGGTGGTGGTGATATTACCATCGCAGCTGGAGATGCCGGTGTGAATACTACTGGGGCATCGATTTTCCTCGGCGGTGGCCAAGGGGCAGGCTCTGGTTCAAATGCTAACGATGTAATCATTACTGCAGGGACAGGACATGATAACAACAATTCCAAAGGCGATATTTATATCCGTGGAGGTTATGGTGATTCTGATGAACTTGGCGATGGTAGTGGTGGTCATGTTTATATTGATGCTGGCGATTCAAGGGGAGCACTTGGTCACATATACATCAATGGTGGTTATAGTGAGGATGAAAGCGGGTATGGAATCGTACATCTGTCAGATAAGGGAGGGAGCGTTATTCTTGGAGATACGCAACTTTCAGGCACTGTGGTTTTTGGGCAGGATGCATTAGGTGTCGCTCAACCTGGAGCAATTCGCTGGGATGGCGATAACTTCATGCTTCATGATGAAACAGAATGGATAAGGGTTGCAACAGAGCCAGATCTGCAAGCACTTTCGATTAATGAACCCTCTAGTCAGTGGCATACATCAGAGGGAATACCTCAAGCAGCTGTGGGTGACAATGGAGACTTAATAATTAATTCAGATAATGGGGATTTTTATCTTAAGGAGGATGGCAATTGGGTGCTCAAAGGCAACCTCATGGGACCGGCTGGTGAGCCTGGAGCTGATGGTGAGCCTGGAGCTGACGGTGCTCCTGGTCCTCCAGGTGAAGTACTCACAGTAATCAATGGCTCACGATGGTATCTTGGAACAGGCGCACCCGGCGTCGAAACACCTGGTATTGAATTAGACCTCTATCTGGATACTGACACGGGTGATTTCTACACTCGTGATGCCGTAGCTTGGGATGCAGCGCCCACTGGCAATTTGATGGGACCTGCTGGAGACAGCTTCTTTGAACAAATTAATAGCGATCTTGTATATACAACGGGTAATTTAAATGTAACTGGTGGGGCTGTTCAAGTGAGTGGATTTAGTGGAGTTCCAACCGCCGCAGATGTTGGTTCCATTCAATGGAATGGCACTGATTTACAGGTATACAAAGGCGGTGCATGGGTTTCACTCACACAAGGTGGCAGTGGTAATTCTGATCCCAACGATGAAATCATCACTAGTGTAGTTTTGTCTGGGAATACTTTGACTATTACCGAAGCGAATTCCGTGAGCACGAGTGTTGATCTTTCCAGTCTCGCTGTTGATACAGTCAATGACGCAGACTATCAAACAGACAATGAGTTGATTGATTCTTTTGTACTCAGCTCAGAAAATACGCGTTTACTGCAACTAAGCGAAGCTGGGCAGTCATTGCCGGATGTTGATTTAACCCCTGCTCTGCAAACGGTCTCTGAACTCTATTATGACGATGGCTCCGGTCAAGTTGCCGCGATTTCCGTTGCTACTGATGGCGCAGTCACTTTCTCAGAGCGAGCTACGCTCAATGCGCCGGCTGTAATCAATGACCATACGACTATCAACGCTCAGGCGGATATTAACGGAAACTCGCAAATAACTGGCGCATTTACCGTTAGGGAATCACAGTCTGGTGCTGCAGAGGAAGCGCTTACCGTTTCTGAAAGCGGAGAAGTTACGATCAAACGGCTTAAGCGACAAGGTGACATCTACATGGGTGAGTTTGGTGATACCGCGCTCGGCGATGACGCTCCTCAAGGTTCTTAG